The Bernardetia sp. ABR2-2B DNA window ATGAAATATTATTTCAAGAAATAAAAGATTTAGGTGCAAAAAATGTCAAACTAAATAACCGTGCTGTTACTTTTGAAGGCGACTTGAGAATGATGTATAAAGCAAATTTATGCCTTCGGACGGCTCTTCGTGTGCTTGTTCCGATTGCAGAATTTGAGGTAAAAGACGAACACGATTTGTATGAAAAGGTGAAAAATATAGATTGGGAAAAGTATTTATCTGTAAAAGAAACTTTAGCCATTAACTGTACACTTAGCACAAATATTTTTACGCACTCTCGTTATATCGAACAAAAAACAAAAGATGCCATTGTAGATAAATTCAGAGAAAAATATGACAAACGTCCTTCTGTTGATATTTTAGACCCCGATTTGAGAATACAACTGTATATCAAAAATAATGTATGTACAGTTATGCTCAATAGTTCGGGCGATCCACTTTATAAGCGTGGTTATAGAGACAAAACGAATCTTGCGCCGATGAATGAAGTTTTGGCAGCAGGACTTATTATGCTTTCTAAATGGGATAAAAAAAGTGATTTTATAGATCCTATGTGTGGTTCGGCAACGCTTTCTATCGAAGCTGCACTGATGGCTGCTAATATTCCAGCAGGTTCTTTTCGTCCTCTTTTTGGTTTTGAAAAATGGTCAAACTTTGATGCTGATTTGTGGGAAGAAGTCTTTGATGAGGAAATGGAAAAAATAAATACTGATAGTATGCCTTATATTTTGGCAGGAGAGATTTCGAAAAATGTAGCTCGTAAGGCTGCTGCAAACATTGCCGAAGCAAACCTCAAAAAATATATTTATCTGAAAGATATTGCTTTTCAAGATTTGATGCCTCCAGAACGAACAGAAGAAGAAATAGAGGAACAAAAAAAACAAGAAGCCAAAGATGAAGCAGAAAATGTATCTTGGTTTAAGAGAAGAAAAGCCGACCGAGGAGTAATTATCATAAATCCTCCTTATGGCGAACGAATGGATAAAGATGAAGATATAAATAATTTTTATGCTGAAATTGGAGATACTCTAAAACAAAATTGGGCAGGTTATACAGCTTGGATTATTACTTCGAATATGGAGGCTGCAAAACATATTGGGCTTTCATCAAAACCCAAACTAAAAATGTATAATGGTGCTTTAGAATGTCGTTTTATGCGTTTTGAAATTTATGAAGGAAGTAGAAAAGACGAAAAAAGAGATTTTTATAGAAATAAAAAATAATTATTTAATTGTAAGTTTGAACGCAACTTCTCTGCTGCTTTATTAGATGTGAAAATTTGTGCTTTTATTAATGATTAGCAACAAATATATTTTAATTTACGTTAAAAATGTATTCGTGCAGGGCATTTTTATAAAAACTTTGTCAGTAGTTTTTGGTAATCCAAAATAACTCTGACAATAGTTTAACAGACGAGCTTATTTTTCCAACTATTGACAGTCTTCTGAAAGGATTCTCAAAGTTAAAAAAACGCTATAAAATATTTGATTAAATATATTTAAAAACTCAATTATTTTTTATGAACATGCCTTGTATATTCATACCTTAAAGATTTTTAAATAAACATATCTTTCACAATTAATTTCATTTTTATGCTCAAATCTATTTTTTCTACTATAATTCTTCTTTTTATCTCTATGACTTTTGTGTTTTCACAAAGCCAATTAGAAACACTCAAAACAAAGGAAGATGCCAAAAAAATGTCTAAAGAAGTAATTTCTTTATTCAAAGACAGTAAAATAAAAGAAGCTGTTGAAAAAATGTCGCCTTACTGGCCTATTTCTCCTGCTGAAATGGCTACCTTTCAAGAAAAGACAGAAGGTTATATGGATTTGCTAGGTAACACATACGGCGCTGTAATAGGAACTGAAAAAATACAACAAGAAAAAATAAGTGATTTTGCGCTACGTGAAACTTATGTTATGCTCTATCAAAAAAGTGCTATTCGTTTGATATTTACTTATTATAAAAACAAGCAAGGTTGGACAATCAATTCCTTCAAATGGGATGAAAATTATGAAGAATTATTTCAAAAAGAGTAAAAAGTAGTAGAACCAACCATAAATAAAAACGATAGAATAAATTTTGTACATTTGTCTTAGTTTTGAAAATTAAAAAATACTGTTACTCTTTTCATTATAGAATAAAATATGCCCGAATTACGTATTATTTTTATGGGAACGCCTGAATTTGCCGTTTCCTCCTTAGATATTTTGGTAGAAAACGGCTATAATGTAGTCGCTGTCATTACTGCACCTGATAGAAAAGCAGGGAGAGGGCAGAAAATAAATGAATCTGATGTAAAAAAAGCTGCTTTAAAACATAATTTACCTATTCTTCAACCTACAAACTTGAAAGACGAAAGTTTTTTAGAGGAATTGAAAAGTTATAATGCCAACCTTCAAGTTGTAGTTGCTTTCAGAATGCTGCCAGAGGCAGTTTGGCAGATGCCAGAAATAGGAACATTTAACCTTCATGCTTCACTGCTTCCAAATTATCGTGGTGCTGCGCCTATTAATTGGGCAATTATCAATGGCGAAACAAAAACAGGAGTTACTACATTTTTCTTAAAACATAAAATTGATACAGGAGATATTCTTTTTCAAGAAGAAGAAGAAATTTATTCTACTGATAATGTCGGTACGCTTTATGAGAGATTAAAAAATAAAGGTGCAAAGCTTGTTTTGAAAACAGTAAAATCCATTCAAGACAATGATTATGATGTCAAAAAGCAGAATTTAGAAGAAAAAACTCCTCATGCTCCAAAGATTTTTACAGAAGATACCTTCATAAATTTTGAGAATGAAAGTGAAAAAATACTAAACTTTGTACGTGGACTTACGCCTTATCCTGCTGCAAGAATGCGTATCTATGATACTATGTATAAGGTTTTTGATGTAGAAATTGCTGATTATGATGAAGTAAATGAACTTTTGATCGGCGAACCACTTACAGACCAAAAGAGTTATCTTTACGTTAAAACATCAGATGGTTATCTCAAAATAAATGAGCTACAACCTGAAGGAAAACGAAGAATGAAGGTTGAAGACTTTTTAAGAGGGAATAAAATCTAATTTTTTATTACTTTTGTAGCTATACATTTGATACTTAATCAGTAGGAAGAAAGATTATACAACATTTTAATTTTATATAAAAAAAACACTTAATTGTAATCATTATGAAAAAAATTATTTTATTTATTGCCCTTATTGCTTCGGCAGCTTCTTGTGCAAGTGAAAAAAAACAAGCTAGTGCATCAACAGATGAATCTAATTCTTCTGCGATGTCTAATACTAATACTTCCACAGATAATCGTTTTTCAAATACAACTGCGACAGAAACAACAAATGGTGCTGACAAAATCTTTTTAGAGCAAACCAATGCAGATGGAAGCGTAAAAATGTTCGAAGATGCCTTAGCAGAATATAAAGGAAAAGTTATTTATGTTGATTTTTGGGCTTCTTGGTGTCCTCCTTGTCGTGGAGAAATGCCTAGTTCACAAAAATTACACAGTCAGTTTGAAGGAAAAGATGTAGTTTTCTTATATGTTTCTTTTGATAGAGCTGAAGATAAATGGAAAAACGGAATTGAGCAAATGGATATTAAAGGAGTTCATTTTTATCCTGCTGCTGATGCAAATCAAGCTGTTTCTACAAAATATGGAATTTCAGGAATTCCTCGTTATATGCTTGTAGATAAAAAGGGAAAAGTAATTAATCAAGATGCTCCTCGCCCTAGTTCAGGACAAGTAATTGCAGGTTTGATTAATGAACAATTATAAAAAAACAATCAGAGTAATACGAAAACAGTAAGTTTTTAGTAAATTGAACGCTATAAGGAAAAAGTAAATTTCTTTATAGCGTTTTTTTGAATTTTATAAAAATAATTATCAATGAAGAAAAATATTTTTTTAGTTTTTAGTCTTTTCTTTTTGTCATTTTCAAGCCAAATTTTTGCACAAGAATTTCGTTGTAATGTAATCATTAATGATTCTCGTGTGGAAGCTCAAAATCAGCAAATTGTGGGACAGCTTACAAAAGCTCTGACAAAGTTTATGAACACAACACAATGGACAGAAGATCGTTATGAAGAATGGGAGCGCATAGAATGTAATATTTTGATTACATTAGATAAAAATACTGACCTTGCTCAAGGAATTTATTCTGGAGATGCACAAATTCAATATAACCGTCCTGTATTCGGAACAGTTTATACTTCGCCAATTCTGAATTATTTTGATAAAAATTTTGACTTTGTGTATAAACCTAGTGAGCCACTAATTTATATTCCTAATTCTACAAATAATAATCTGACTTTAATGCTGGCGTATTACTCTTATATTATTTTGGCATTAGATTATGATTCTTTCTCTTCTTTGGGAGGCGACCCATATATTGAAAAAGCTCAAAATATTATCAATAATGCACAAAGTACAGGGGTTGCAAACTCGGGTTGGCAGAATAACGATGTTCGTTCAAGATATTGGCTAGGAGAAAACTTGAATAGTCCTCAGTTTATAGATTT harbors:
- a CDS encoding THUMP domain-containing protein, producing MLNKTFQMSAQTMFGLDEILFQEIKDLGAKNVKLNNRAVTFEGDLRMMYKANLCLRTALRVLVPIAEFEVKDEHDLYEKVKNIDWEKYLSVKETLAINCTLSTNIFTHSRYIEQKTKDAIVDKFREKYDKRPSVDILDPDLRIQLYIKNNVCTVMLNSSGDPLYKRGYRDKTNLAPMNEVLAAGLIMLSKWDKKSDFIDPMCGSATLSIEAALMAANIPAGSFRPLFGFEKWSNFDADLWEEVFDEEMEKINTDSMPYILAGEISKNVARKAAANIAEANLKKYIYLKDIAFQDLMPPERTEEEIEEQKKQEAKDEAENVSWFKRRKADRGVIIINPPYGERMDKDEDINNFYAEIGDTLKQNWAGYTAWIITSNMEAAKHIGLSSKPKLKMYNGALECRFMRFEIYEGSRKDEKRDFYRNKK
- the fmt gene encoding methionyl-tRNA formyltransferase, producing the protein MPELRIIFMGTPEFAVSSLDILVENGYNVVAVITAPDRKAGRGQKINESDVKKAALKHNLPILQPTNLKDESFLEELKSYNANLQVVVAFRMLPEAVWQMPEIGTFNLHASLLPNYRGAAPINWAIINGETKTGVTTFFLKHKIDTGDILFQEEEEIYSTDNVGTLYERLKNKGAKLVLKTVKSIQDNDYDVKKQNLEEKTPHAPKIFTEDTFINFENESEKILNFVRGLTPYPAARMRIYDTMYKVFDVEIADYDEVNELLIGEPLTDQKSYLYVKTSDGYLKINELQPEGKRRMKVEDFLRGNKI
- a CDS encoding thioredoxin-like domain-containing protein — encoded protein: MKKIILFIALIASAASCASEKKQASASTDESNSSAMSNTNTSTDNRFSNTTATETTNGADKIFLEQTNADGSVKMFEDALAEYKGKVIYVDFWASWCPPCRGEMPSSQKLHSQFEGKDVVFLYVSFDRAEDKWKNGIEQMDIKGVHFYPAADANQAVSTKYGISGIPRYMLVDKKGKVINQDAPRPSSGQVIAGLINEQL
- a CDS encoding DUF4835 family protein, yielding MKKNIFLVFSLFFLSFSSQIFAQEFRCNVIINDSRVEAQNQQIVGQLTKALTKFMNTTQWTEDRYEEWERIECNILITLDKNTDLAQGIYSGDAQIQYNRPVFGTVYTSPILNYFDKNFDFVYKPSEPLIYIPNSTNNNLTLMLAYYSYIILALDYDSFSSLGGDPYIEKAQNIINNAQSTGVANSGWQNNDVRSRYWLGENLNSPQFIDLRKGLYDYHRLGLDVMLEKPAEARKKTMEVLKKWKEVSAIRLNALLIQTLFDAKGEELYQLFSNAEKEEKLKAAEILLQLDPAHADLYRKLQN